In Methanonatronarchaeum sp. AMET-Sl, one genomic interval encodes:
- a CDS encoding O-acetylhomoserine aminocarboxypropyltransferase/cysteine synthase: MPKKQKKYQIETKAIHSGKEASQPGRSSSIPIHPTVAYNFENSEQAADLFAMKPPEFPGQIYSRFTNPTYEAFEQRMTELENGLLAASTASGMAANTLSLLTFLETGDKILATNTLYGGTVTLFDITLPKKFNINVEWTEPEPQKIQQKIDKDTKAIFAETIGNPKLNVLDIEKTAKIAEENNIPLIIDNTFATPYLCKPIDWGSHIVTHSATKWIGGHGTVLGGIVIDSGNFNWPEGNYPAITDTDPGYRGGLNFWNEYKEKAYITKLKGRYLRDFGSCISPFNAFLLLQGLETLHLRMERHSENAQATAEYLQDHPKVEWVAYPGLKNHPTHKQAKKYLQNGYGGMIGFGIKGGAESGKKFIESLELFSHLANVGDAKSLAIHPWSTTHSQLTPEQRKAGGVTEDFIRLSIGIENQNDIIEDISNALKEA, translated from the coding sequence ATGCCCAAAAAACAAAAAAAATACCAAATAGAAACAAAAGCAATCCACTCAGGTAAAGAAGCAAGCCAACCAGGAAGATCCTCCTCAATACCAATCCACCCCACAGTAGCATACAACTTCGAAAACTCAGAACAAGCAGCCGACCTCTTCGCAATGAAACCACCAGAATTCCCAGGCCAAATCTACAGCCGCTTCACAAACCCAACCTACGAAGCATTCGAACAAAGAATGACCGAACTAGAAAACGGATTACTAGCAGCATCAACCGCATCAGGAATGGCCGCAAACACACTATCACTACTAACATTCCTAGAAACAGGAGACAAAATACTAGCAACAAACACACTCTACGGAGGAACCGTAACACTATTCGACATAACACTCCCCAAAAAATTCAACATAAACGTCGAATGGACAGAGCCAGAACCACAAAAAATACAACAAAAAATCGACAAAGACACAAAAGCAATATTCGCAGAAACAATCGGAAACCCCAAACTAAACGTACTAGACATAGAAAAAACAGCAAAAATAGCCGAAGAAAACAACATACCACTAATAATAGACAACACATTCGCAACACCATACCTATGCAAACCAATAGACTGGGGAAGCCACATAGTAACACACTCAGCAACCAAATGGATAGGAGGACACGGAACAGTACTAGGAGGAATAGTAATAGACTCCGGAAACTTCAACTGGCCAGAAGGAAACTACCCAGCAATAACAGACACCGACCCAGGATACCGAGGAGGACTCAACTTCTGGAACGAATACAAAGAAAAAGCATACATAACAAAACTAAAAGGCCGATACCTAAGAGACTTCGGATCCTGCATAAGCCCATTCAACGCATTCCTACTCCTACAAGGACTCGAAACACTACACCTAAGAATGGAAAGACACTCAGAAAACGCACAAGCAACAGCCGAATACCTACAAGACCACCCAAAAGTCGAGTGGGTAGCATACCCAGGCCTCAAAAACCACCCAACACACAAACAAGCAAAAAAATACCTCCAAAACGGTTACGGAGGAATGATAGGTTTCGGAATAAAAGGCGGAGCCGAATCAGGTAAAAAATTCATAGAATCACTAGAACTATTCTCACACCTAGCAAACGTCGGAGACGCAAAATCACTAGCAATACACCCCTGGAGCACAACACACTCACAACTAACACCAGAACAAAGAAAAGCAGGAGGAGTAACAGAAGACTTCATCAGACTATCCATAGGAATAGAAAACCAAAACGACATAATCGAAGACATATCAAACGCACTTAAAGAGGCATAA
- the larE gene encoding ATP-dependent sacrificial sulfur transferase LarE, whose product MFDTSMVMDEILGEFRGRGGVVVAFSGGVDSSVVASLAYEALGSNSVAVTVRSEVFSESEIDYAVEVAEEIGIKHKVIDLDLLELPEFRDNPVNRCYLCKKEMMDVLFEVASDLGFESVADGTTATDFDKERPGAEALEEFGVFTPLADQGLNKDQVRILASELGLPNSDRPSMSCLATRIPYGEEIDVERLERIEEAEVFLKEIGFEQVRVRDHNGIARVEVSRENRGLDVEVMDEIDDRLKEIGFDYVTLDMAGYRSGSMDKLVR is encoded by the coding sequence ATGTTCGATACATCTATGGTTATGGACGAGATTTTAGGTGAGTTTCGAGGTAGGGGTGGTGTAGTCGTAGCTTTTTCTGGTGGTGTTGATAGTTCGGTTGTGGCTAGCCTTGCTTATGAGGCGTTGGGTAGTAATTCTGTTGCAGTCACAGTCCGTTCTGAGGTTTTTTCTGAATCTGAGATTGATTATGCTGTTGAAGTAGCTGAAGAGATTGGGATTAAACATAAAGTCATTGATTTAGATCTGCTTGAACTACCTGAGTTCCGTGATAACCCTGTAAACAGATGTTATCTATGTAAAAAAGAGATGATGGATGTTTTGTTTGAGGTTGCATCTGACTTGGGTTTTGAATCTGTTGCCGATGGAACTACTGCAACTGATTTCGATAAGGAACGGCCTGGTGCAGAAGCCCTTGAGGAGTTTGGTGTTTTCACCCCGCTTGCTGACCAGGGTCTTAATAAGGATCAGGTCCGTATTCTTGCGAGTGAACTGGGTTTACCTAACAGTGATAGGCCATCGATGTCGTGTCTTGCCACTCGTATCCCTTATGGTGAAGAGATTGATGTTGAACGGCTTGAGCGTATTGAGGAGGCGGAGGTTTTTTTAAAGGAAATAGGTTTTGAACAAGTGAGGGTACGGGACCATAATGGTATAGCTAGGGTTGAGGTTTCTAGAGAGAACCGTGGACTTGATGTTGAGGTTATGGATGAAATCGATGATCGTTTGAAGGAGATTGGTTTCGATTACGTAACTTTGGATATGGCTGGCTATCGGTCGGGCAGTATGGATAAGTTGGTTCGTTGA